A region from the Lolium perenne isolate Kyuss_39 chromosome 4, Kyuss_2.0, whole genome shotgun sequence genome encodes:
- the LOC127292368 gene encoding uncharacterized protein, giving the protein MKEPKMKKKPMWRLQDGAMMERWERTNYDDSGTSFYNPNREGVTNEAIMKVGPWGGQKSKPSYIKVEPQHLNSITIRSGEVIYSFAFSYSDHGGKHHHEGPWGACEGFTYGSFDTIQLGPSEFLTEVSGTVGFSTKYSSDVVTSIMFLTTVRRYGPFGGGGGTPFHSPVMSNGCIIGFFAHVDRVVDAIGLYMIPEREPIKEQDSITKIGPWGGYSGKPNDVDVLPRRLISVVLHSGNVINSLMFTYSDYDEQHHTVGPWGASEPLDGSFHEIILGRSDFLIEVSGTIGGNSEYSDVITSLFFLTNTDSYGPYGNGGGTHFRSPLQSNGSIVGFFVNAGDVIDAIGVYFSPERETIKNEVEESSRISDASRERVDIKAAFDVLENIIVEESAEPVNLPLALLQHITDDFADKRQIGHGGFGVVYKGDLQNGSVAIKRLLNSHTIEEEPFYREATSLISVKHPNIVRLLGYCANTEEEAMKHPDPGETLKYIFVEIRERLLCFEYIKNGSLDQYLTDELRGLEWHERFQLIRGICNGLAYLHRKGIVHRDMKPANILIDDLMIPKITDFGISKLLDGTHAVTSNTTGTFGYCAPETIMDGVVSIKSDIYSLGVIITELVTGCKDDPDIKQVLRKWRYRWNRVKKYPALGYQQITECTQIAVRCLSVSPKERPYIWEIVSMLNATEGNDADESVVGLISPYPWELLEIEPLELNFPFEINKQIPCSLQLTNVTDEYVAFDTEMTSMLQYCTEPEIGVVPPRSKCTVTVTLQARERAPHDTASNDEFVVRCAIVDEGLAAEDITEDMFDNKSGKVVDEVRLTVVI; this is encoded by the exons ATGAAGGAGCCAAAAATG AAAAAAAAACCGATGTGGCGGCTACAAGACGGAGCCATGATGGAGCGTTGGGAGCGGACAAATTAT GATGATAGTGGGACGTCATTTTACAACCCAAATAGAGAAGGTGTTACAAATGAG GCAATTATGAAGGTTGGGCCATGGGGTGGACAAAAAAGCAAGCCTAGTTACATCAAGGTGGAACCACAACATCTGAATAGCATCACAATCCGTAGTGGAGAGGTCATATATTCCTTTGCGTTTTCGTACAGTGACCACGGTGGAAAGCACCACCATGAAGGTCCATGGGGAGCTTGCGAGGGCTTCACTTACGGGAGCTTTGACACG ATTCAGCTAGGACCCTCGGAGTTTCTGACTGAAGTTTCTGGAACAGTTGGTTTCTCTACCAAATATTCTTCTGACGTTGTAACGTCTATTATGTTCCTCACCACTGTTCGTCGATATGGACCttttggaggaggaggaggaactccTTTCCACAGTCCAGTGATGAGCAATGGCTGCATCATTGGCTTTTTCGCCCATGTCGATAGGGTAGTTGACGCAATTGGTCTGTATATGATCCCAGAGAGGGAACCAATTAAGGAACAG GATTCGATTACAAAAATTGGGCCATGGGGAGGTTATTCAGGGAAGCCTAATGATGTGGATGTGTTGCCCCGACGTCTGATAAGTGTGGTGCTTCATAGTGGTAATGTAATCAACTCACTTATGTTTACATACAGTGATTACGATGAACAGCACCACACCGTTGGTCCATGGGGGGCGAGTGAGCCTCTAGACGGGAGCTTTCATGAG ATTATTCTTGGGCGGTCAGATTTTTTGATTGAAGTTTCTGGAACAATTGGTGGGAACTCCGAATATTCAGATGTTATAACATCACTTTTCTTTCTCACCAATACCGATAGCTATGGACCATATGGAAATGGAGGGGGGACTCATTTTCGCAGCCCTCTGCAGAGCAATGGTAGTATTGTTGGCTTCTTTGTCAATGCTGGAGACGTGATTGACGCAATTGGTGTCTATTTTAGCCCTGAGAGGGAGACAATCAAAAACGAG GTGGAAGAAAGTTCTAGAATTTCAGATGCTTCAAGGGAAAG GGTGGACATAAAAGCTGCATTCGATGTTCTagagaatataatagttgaggaaAGTGCGGAGCCGGTGAATCTGCCATTAGCACTTTTACAACACATTACTGATGATTTCGCCGATAAGCGACAAATTGGCCACGGTGGATTTGGAGTCGTTTACAAG GGAGATCTTCAAAACGGGAGCGTTGCTATTAAAAGGCTTTTAAACAGCCATACAATCGAAGAGGAGCCATTTTATCGCGAGGCTACTTCTCTAATCAGTGTAAAGCACCCAAATATAGTGAGGCTTCTAGGCTACTGTGCTAATACTGAGGAGGAAGCAATGAAACATCCAGATCCAGGGGAAACTTTGAAGTATATATTTGTGGAGATAAGGGAAAGATTACTGTGTTTTGAATATATCAAGAATGGAAGCCTCGATCAATATCTTACGG ATGAACTAAGGGGACTTGAATGGCATGAGCGGTTCCAACTAATTCGAGGAATTTGCAACGGACTGGCTTATCTTCACAGGAAGGGTATTGTTCACAGGGATATGAAACCTGCGAATATACTAATTGATGATCTTATGATACCAAAGATTACAGATTTTGGTATATCAAAACTCCTTGATGGAACGCACGCTGTCACTAGTAATACCACAGGAACATT TGGATATTGCGCTCCGGAAACCATAATGGATGGTGTGGTTTCAATCAAGTCAGACATCTACAGCTTGGGTGTCATAATTACCGAGCTCGTGACTGGATGCAAGGACGACCCTGATATTAAACAG GTGCTTAGAAAGTGGAGGTACAGGTGGAATAGAGTAAAGAAGTATCCAGCACTGGGCTACCAACAAATAACTGAATGCACTCAAATTGCGGTAAGATGCTTGTCAGTGTCCCCAAAGGAAAGACCTTATATATGGGAAATAGTAAGCATGCTTAACGCAACGGAAGGCAACGATGCCGATGAATCTGTTGTAGGCCTG ATAAGCCCTTACCCTTGGGAGCTGCTTGAAATTGAACCACTGGAGCTTAATTTCCCTTTCGAGATAAACAAGCAGATACCATGCTCACTCCAGCTAACCAATGTAACAGATGAGTATGTCGCCTTCGATACGGAAATGACAAGCATGCTGCAATACTGCACAGAGCCGGAGATCGGTGTTGTGCCACCACGATCCAAGTGCACTGTGACAGTAACACTGCAAGCGCGGGAGAGGGCTCCGCATGATACGGCCTCCAACGATGAGTTCGTCGTGCGGTGCGCTATTGTGGATGAGGGCCTGGCTGCTGAGGATATCACCGAGGACATGTTCGACAACAAGTCGGGCAAAGTGGTCGATGAGGTGAGGTTGACGGTTGTTATTTAG
- the LOC127292367 gene encoding small ribosomal subunit protein uS19: protein MADAEIDPELAAAGPKKRTFRKFSYRGVDLDALLDMSSEDLVQLFPARARRRFSRGLKRKPMALVKKLRKAKSNAPAGEKPEPVRTHLRNMIIMPEMIGSLVGIYNGKMFNQVEIKPEMIGHYLAEFSLSYKPVKHGRPGIGATHSSRFIPLK, encoded by the exons ATG GCGGATGCGGAAATCGACCCCGAGTTGGCGGCCGCCGGCCCGAAGAAGAGGACGTTCCGCAAGTTCAGCTACCGCGGCGTGGACCTCGACGCGCTCCTCGACATGTCCAGCGAGGACCTCGTCCAGCTCTTCCCTGCGCGCGCCCGCAGAAG GTTCTCGAGGGGTCTGAAGAGGAAGCCGATGGCGCTCGTCAAGAAGCTGCGCAAGGCG AAAAGCAATGCCCCTGCTGGTGAGAAGCCTGAGCCTGTGAGGACCCACCTCcgcaacatgatcatcatgccAGAGATGATAGGAAGCCTTGTTGGGATTTACAATGGGAAGATGTTCAACCAGGTTGAGATCAAGCCTGAGATGATTGGCCACTACCTGGCGGAGTTCTCCCTCTCCTACAAGCCAGTCAAGCACGGGAGGCCCGGTATTGGTGCCACCCACTCTTCAAGGTTCATTCCCCTCAAGTGA